A window from Actinomycetospora corticicola encodes these proteins:
- a CDS encoding glycerol-3-phosphate 1-O-acyltransferase has product MAVGVREEVPTTGNAGEVIVLGAARTAPERELIGEWAAQHHPGAPVCLTPQDLERALADATPTAEVVPIRVTWLPPTRAAEWADGSGAPPKRPKAVDLLALIGHRRPPAFWQRRLARNAPDRVQVVEGEPATVADLTRRHADQAAEEPLEDYVHRAGVLSCERAERAVIGDHYTVPRLVVEQIVASTAVREKVRELAEKEGRAFGEVLDAMRARLADLAAVQNPLSIDAFRTALSPMHTSAWQVEVDAETVEPLRALNRTAPLVFLPTHRSYADPLVLGEVLRDHDLPRNTVLGGNNMSFWPIGPLGKRAGVVFIRRSSGDDKVYRLALREYIAHLVTKRFNLEWYIEGGRSRTGKLRRPSMGLLSYLVGALDDGRVPDVQLVPTSLVYDRLYELDAMAAEQGGADKSAEGLGWMARYIRGQARNDGNARVRFGEPFSLAEALAEAGDGPNRLDKVAFAICDGINRATPATPTALVTFALLGTGGRALTHEQIRVSTEPLLDHLDALGRPGPREGLHDGGLSRTLDRLVTGEVVERYDGGDEPVWSIREGRHRVAAFYRNGAIHHFVDRAIVEMALLAASRAPAGTDPVEAAWTDALALRDLLKFEFFFPSKRRFSDAISAETDLIDVRWRERVAEGDGAADLLADARFLVAPRTLRSFVDAQWVVATKLAALDPAREVDRKAFTAECLGLGRQMLRQGRVARPDSVSTELYASALDLAGNRGLLEDSSREDRAAFLAEIDEVRGRLVELARLEERRTEELLA; this is encoded by the coding sequence ATGGCCGTGGGCGTCCGGGAGGAAGTCCCGACGACGGGGAACGCCGGAGAGGTGATCGTGCTCGGCGCGGCACGCACCGCGCCGGAACGCGAGCTGATCGGCGAGTGGGCCGCGCAGCACCACCCGGGCGCCCCGGTCTGCCTGACCCCGCAGGACCTCGAGCGCGCGCTGGCCGACGCCACCCCGACGGCGGAGGTGGTGCCGATCCGCGTGACGTGGCTGCCGCCCACCCGCGCCGCGGAGTGGGCCGACGGCAGCGGCGCCCCGCCGAAGCGGCCGAAGGCGGTCGACCTGCTCGCCCTGATCGGTCATCGTCGGCCGCCCGCCTTCTGGCAGCGCCGGCTTGCGCGCAACGCCCCGGACCGGGTGCAGGTGGTCGAGGGGGAGCCGGCGACCGTCGCGGACCTCACCCGCCGGCACGCCGACCAGGCCGCCGAGGAGCCGCTGGAGGACTACGTCCACCGGGCGGGCGTGCTGTCCTGCGAGCGGGCCGAGCGCGCCGTGATCGGCGATCACTACACGGTGCCCCGGCTCGTGGTGGAGCAGATCGTGGCGTCCACCGCGGTGCGGGAGAAGGTGCGGGAGCTCGCCGAGAAGGAGGGCCGGGCCTTCGGCGAGGTGCTCGACGCGATGCGGGCCCGCCTCGCCGACCTCGCCGCCGTGCAGAACCCGCTCTCGATCGACGCCTTCCGGACCGCGCTCTCGCCCATGCACACGTCGGCGTGGCAGGTCGAGGTGGACGCCGAGACCGTGGAGCCGCTCCGCGCCCTCAACCGCACGGCGCCGCTGGTCTTCCTGCCCACGCACCGCTCCTACGCCGACCCGCTCGTGCTCGGCGAGGTGCTGCGCGACCACGACCTGCCGCGCAACACCGTGCTCGGCGGCAACAACATGTCGTTCTGGCCGATCGGCCCGCTCGGCAAGCGCGCGGGCGTCGTGTTCATCCGTCGCTCGAGCGGCGACGACAAGGTCTACCGGCTCGCGCTGCGCGAGTACATCGCCCACCTCGTGACGAAGCGGTTCAACCTCGAGTGGTACATCGAGGGCGGCCGGTCGCGGACGGGGAAGCTGCGGCGCCCCAGCATGGGTCTGCTCTCCTACCTCGTCGGCGCGCTCGACGACGGCCGCGTCCCGGACGTGCAGCTCGTCCCGACCTCGCTGGTCTACGACCGGCTCTACGAGCTCGACGCGATGGCCGCCGAGCAGGGCGGGGCGGACAAGTCGGCGGAGGGCCTCGGCTGGATGGCCCGCTACATCCGGGGCCAGGCCCGCAACGACGGCAACGCCCGCGTCCGGTTCGGGGAGCCGTTCTCGCTCGCCGAGGCGCTCGCGGAGGCCGGGGACGGCCCCAACCGGCTGGACAAGGTCGCGTTCGCGATCTGCGACGGCATCAACCGCGCGACCCCGGCCACGCCCACCGCCCTGGTCACGTTCGCGCTGCTCGGGACGGGTGGGCGCGCGCTCACCCACGAGCAGATCCGGGTGTCCACCGAGCCGCTGCTCGACCACCTCGACGCGCTCGGCCGCCCCGGCCCGCGCGAGGGTCTGCACGACGGCGGGCTCTCCCGCACCCTCGACCGGCTGGTCACGGGGGAGGTGGTCGAGCGCTACGACGGCGGGGACGAGCCGGTCTGGTCGATCCGCGAGGGCCGCCACCGGGTCGCAGCGTTCTACCGCAACGGCGCGATCCACCACTTCGTCGACCGGGCGATCGTCGAGATGGCCCTGTTGGCCGCCTCGCGGGCGCCCGCCGGGACCGACCCGGTCGAGGCCGCGTGGACCGACGCGCTCGCGCTGCGCGACCTGCTCAAGTTCGAGTTCTTCTTCCCGTCCAAGCGCCGGTTCTCCGACGCGATCAGCGCCGAGACCGACCTGATCGACGTCCGGTGGCGCGAACGGGTCGCGGAGGGCGACGGGGCCGCCGACCTGCTGGCCGACGCCCGATTCCTCGTCGCCCCCCGCACGTTGCGTTCCTTCGTCGACGCCCAGTGGGTGGTGGCCACGAAGCTCGCGGCCCTGGACCCCGCCCGGGAGGTCGACCGCAAGGCGTTCACCGCCGAGTGCCTCGGGCTGGGCCGCCAGATGCTGCGTCAGGGCCGGGTGGCCCGGCCCGACTCCGTCTCGACGGAGCTGTACGCCTCCGCGCTGGATCTGGCCGGCAACCGGGGCCTGCTGGAGGACTCGAGCCGGGAGGACCGCGCGGCCTTCCTCGCCGAGATCGACGAGGTGCGGGGCCGGCTCGTGGAGCTCGCCCGGCTCGAGGAACGACGGACCGAGGAGCTGCTGGCATGA
- a CDS encoding SCP2 sterol-binding domain-containing protein: protein MAFFNDSAEVDKYIGGVFRAANDHPESGPKLRSSGIFLKVFYTDPATEMNIVMHEPTMEVSLGSTDEKPDITLMMKADTGDKFWRGEYNLAVGLAKGEVKAKGPVNKILKLVPLTKPLFPMYRELVAEKDASA, encoded by the coding sequence ATGGCTTTCTTCAACGACTCCGCCGAGGTCGACAAGTACATCGGTGGCGTCTTCCGCGCCGCCAACGACCACCCCGAGTCCGGCCCGAAGCTGCGGTCGTCGGGCATCTTCCTCAAGGTCTTCTACACCGACCCCGCCACCGAGATGAACATCGTGATGCACGAGCCCACGATGGAGGTGTCGCTCGGCTCCACCGACGAGAAGCCCGACATCACGCTGATGATGAAGGCCGACACCGGCGACAAGTTCTGGCGCGGCGAGTACAACCTCGCCGTCGGCCTGGCCAAGGGCGAGGTCAAGGCCAAGGGCCCGGTCAACAAGATCCTCAAGCTCGTCCCCCTCACCAAGCCGCTCTTCCCGATGTACCGGGAGCTCGTGGCCGAGAAGGACGCCTCGGCCTGA
- a CDS encoding AMP-binding protein → MYPGTFARTSPDKPAVVMADTGKSLTYAELEDRSIRLAHVLREAGLRPGGHVALIATNSPEVFVVYWAAVRSGLYITAVNHHLSVDEAAYIVDDCGATALIVSADRAELAASVVGRTPQVAERLAYGGAVEGFEDYEAALAAASGEEPADQPAGVDMLYSSGTTGRPKGIQPARPTREVHEPGEPFVSIFGPLFGFDESVVYYSPAPTYHAAPLRFGGMVLATGGTLVMTQGFEAEQALRVIAEHGVTHSQWVPTMFVRMLKLDEAVRAGYDCSTVRVAIHAAAPCPVDVKQSMMDWWGPVLWEYFSSTEANGITLISPQQWLDHPGSVGQSELGTIRICDTEDPDAPELPAGQVGTIFFERPQRPFEYHHDPEKTREATHPHHGTWTTTGDVGYVDDEGFLYLTDRKAFMIISGGVNIYPQEIENCLTMHPAVFDVAVIGIPDREMGEQVKAVVQLAAGHEGSDALATELIEHVKASIARYKAPRSVDFVDDLPRTATGKLVKGELRKQYLEAGGDEAKRSSTMKAGV, encoded by the coding sequence GTGTACCCCGGAACGTTCGCGAGGACCAGCCCCGACAAGCCCGCCGTCGTCATGGCGGACACCGGGAAGTCGCTCACCTACGCCGAGCTCGAGGACCGCTCGATCCGCCTCGCCCACGTGCTGCGCGAGGCCGGCCTGCGGCCCGGCGGCCACGTCGCGCTCATCGCGACGAACAGCCCCGAGGTCTTCGTCGTCTACTGGGCCGCCGTGCGCTCCGGGCTCTACATCACCGCGGTGAACCACCACCTCTCCGTCGACGAGGCCGCCTACATCGTCGACGACTGCGGGGCGACCGCCCTGATCGTCTCCGCGGACCGGGCGGAGCTGGCCGCATCCGTCGTCGGGAGGACCCCGCAGGTCGCGGAGCGCCTGGCCTACGGCGGTGCCGTGGAGGGCTTCGAGGACTACGAGGCCGCGCTCGCGGCCGCGTCCGGCGAGGAGCCGGCCGACCAGCCGGCGGGCGTGGACATGCTCTACTCCAGCGGCACCACCGGCCGCCCCAAGGGCATCCAGCCCGCACGGCCCACCCGCGAGGTGCACGAGCCCGGCGAACCGTTCGTCTCGATCTTCGGCCCGCTGTTCGGCTTCGACGAGAGCGTCGTCTACTACTCGCCCGCGCCGACCTACCACGCCGCACCGCTGCGCTTCGGCGGGATGGTGCTCGCCACCGGCGGCACGCTGGTGATGACGCAGGGCTTCGAGGCGGAGCAGGCGCTGCGCGTCATCGCCGAGCACGGCGTCACGCACTCGCAGTGGGTCCCGACCATGTTCGTCCGGATGCTCAAGCTCGACGAGGCGGTCCGCGCGGGCTACGACTGCTCGACGGTCAGGGTCGCGATCCACGCCGCGGCGCCGTGCCCGGTCGACGTGAAGCAGTCGATGATGGACTGGTGGGGCCCGGTGCTCTGGGAGTACTTCTCCTCCACCGAGGCCAACGGGATCACGCTCATCTCGCCGCAACAGTGGCTCGACCACCCCGGCTCGGTCGGCCAGTCCGAGCTCGGCACCATCCGGATCTGCGACACCGAGGACCCGGACGCGCCGGAGCTGCCCGCCGGGCAGGTCGGCACGATCTTCTTCGAGCGCCCGCAGCGGCCCTTCGAGTACCACCACGACCCGGAGAAGACCCGCGAGGCGACGCACCCGCACCACGGGACGTGGACGACGACGGGCGACGTCGGCTACGTCGACGACGAGGGCTTCCTCTACCTGACCGACCGCAAGGCGTTCATGATCATCTCGGGCGGGGTCAACATCTACCCGCAGGAGATCGAGAACTGCCTGACGATGCACCCGGCGGTCTTCGACGTCGCGGTCATCGGCATCCCCGACCGGGAGATGGGCGAGCAGGTCAAGGCCGTGGTGCAGCTCGCGGCCGGGCACGAGGGCTCCGACGCGCTCGCGACGGAGCTGATCGAGCACGTGAAGGCGTCCATCGCCCGCTACAAGGCGCCGCGGTCGGTCGACTTCGTCGACGACCTGCCCCGCACGGCCACCGGCAAGTTGGTCAAGGGCGAACTCCGCAAGCAGTACCTCGAGGCAGGCGGAGACGAAGCGAAGCGGAGCTCGACCATGAAGGCAGGGGTGTAG
- a CDS encoding helix-turn-helix domain-containing protein, whose product MTRAMHPVGPFDEPGNACAAETAEGLGRWNDLLREHFVALDVDDTVDADRGFVSTVRSTLVGHLSASVVSSMPQSARRTSRLVRSDPRTYLQVGMVTRGRAVLEQDGREAVLTPGRYAVYETDRPFAWHFDGPWTLNVLTWPRELVPLGVDVTRAATARTLGEDRLGVIVGHALAETATAPPDLGDPAGGRLAGQLAALLGTAVGESLRRDEVLSPSSAEDLRRRVDAYVTDHLADPELGPEDIARAHFLSVRALHRVFADSDLSVAALVRLRRLQHARRRLLDPRDAALSLTEIAHACGFADLASFSRRFKQEFHEAPAAYRRRGGFTMRG is encoded by the coding sequence ATGACACGAGCCATGCACCCCGTCGGGCCCTTCGACGAGCCCGGGAACGCGTGCGCCGCCGAGACGGCGGAGGGGCTCGGCCGGTGGAACGACCTGCTGCGGGAGCACTTCGTCGCGCTCGACGTGGACGACACGGTGGACGCCGACCGGGGGTTCGTCTCCACCGTGCGCAGCACGCTGGTCGGCCACCTCTCGGCGTCGGTGGTCAGCTCGATGCCCCAGAGCGCCCGCCGCACCTCCCGCCTGGTGCGCAGCGACCCCCGGACCTACCTTCAGGTGGGCATGGTGACGCGGGGCCGCGCGGTGCTCGAGCAGGACGGCCGGGAGGCGGTCCTGACGCCGGGTCGCTACGCCGTCTACGAGACCGACCGGCCCTTCGCGTGGCACTTCGACGGCCCCTGGACGCTCAACGTGCTGACCTGGCCCCGCGAGCTGGTGCCCCTCGGGGTCGACGTCACGCGCGCGGCCACCGCCCGCACCCTCGGCGAGGACCGGCTCGGTGTGATCGTCGGCCACGCCCTGGCGGAGACCGCGACCGCGCCGCCGGACCTGGGCGACCCCGCGGGCGGCCGCCTCGCGGGCCAGCTCGCGGCGCTGCTCGGCACGGCCGTGGGGGAGTCCCTGCGCCGCGACGAGGTGCTGTCGCCGAGCAGCGCCGAGGACCTGCGACGGCGGGTCGACGCCTACGTCACCGACCACCTCGCCGACCCCGAGCTCGGCCCCGAGGACATCGCCCGCGCCCACTTCCTCTCGGTCCGCGCCCTGCACCGGGTGTTCGCCGACAGCGACCTCTCCGTCGCGGCGCTGGTCCGCCTGCGCCGGCTCCAGCACGCCCGGCGCCGACTGCTCGACCCGCGCGACGCGGCCCTCAGCCTCACCGAGATCGCGCACGCGTGCGGCTTCGCCGACCTGGCGTCGTTCAGCCGTCGGTTCAAGCAGGAGTTCCACGAGGCGCCCGCCGCCTACCGTCGGCGCGGTGGGTTCACCATGCGGGGCTGA
- a CDS encoding CBS domain-containing protein — translation MGTVAEAHLRTPKVHGPDVSVGAARAFFLDGHVHALLLVDRDVLVAVVERADLEGVPDAARARSVGAVTGRVAAPGDDLETTRRAMAARGQRRLAVVDAAGVLLGLLCLKRHGRGFCSAADVAARDADRAAHQVG, via the coding sequence ATGGGGACCGTCGCCGAGGCCCACCTGCGGACACCCAAGGTCCACGGACCCGACGTGTCCGTGGGCGCGGCACGCGCGTTCTTCCTCGACGGTCACGTGCACGCGCTGCTGCTCGTCGACCGCGACGTCCTCGTCGCGGTCGTCGAGCGGGCGGACCTCGAGGGCGTCCCCGACGCGGCCCGGGCCCGCTCGGTGGGTGCGGTGACCGGGCGGGTGGCCGCTCCGGGGGACGACCTGGAGACCACCCGGCGGGCGATGGCGGCCCGCGGTCAGCGGCGGCTCGCCGTCGTGGACGCCGCCGGGGTCCTGCTCGGCCTGCTGTGCCTCAAGCGGCACGGGCGCGGGTTCTGCTCGGCCGCCGACGTCGCCGCGCGCGACGCGGACCGGGCGGCTCACCAGGTGGGCTGA
- a CDS encoding molybdopterin-dependent oxidoreductase, producing the protein MTALDDLTLTPTTTTVRAACPHDCPDTCAMLVTVEDGRATNVAGDPDHPVTRGGLCVKVNNYPDKTYSPDRLLYPMKRVGPKGLGRFERISWDEALETIASTFQAKIAEHGAETVMPVSYLGTQGILNGLSAGDAFFHRMGATVTERTYCDSGACTAYASTVGATAGVDPESIVHSKYIIIWASNTISTNLHLWPVIAEAQKRGAKVVCIDPMRHKTARRADWHIPIRPGTDGALALAMMHVIITEGLHDEEYVREHTLGFDELSERVAQYTPEWASEETGIPAEDIRTLAREYATTDPSMIRIGVAIERHAGGGQTVRSIACLPALVGAWKHVGGGLLQLPLWAHPVNWPAFIHPEYRTPGTRVINQFLLGRALTGEMDLDIPVTALMVYNSNPMVVSPEQEKIAKGLEREDLFTVVSDHFLTDTARYADIVLPATTQLEQHDIMFSWGHFYVTLNIPAIEPEGESVPNTELFRRLAAAMGFDDDFFQLSDEELLAQAYDWSAPAMEGITLESLRETGWARLNLPGPDEYRPHADGNFPTPSGKTEFRSSALEAMGNFVVNLFRQLSDDHQPGTPVDPLPHYIAPRERSELYPLNLLSPKSHAYINSSAGDQAMQKRVQGEQTVTIHPADAQARGIDEGNYVAVSNDRGRFVALAKISEEIAPGVVVCPMGSWGKNAKEGTTVNAVNPFVFADLGNAPTFSDTRVEVTPV; encoded by the coding sequence GTGACCGCTCTGGACGACCTGACCCTGACGCCGACCACCACCACGGTCCGCGCCGCCTGCCCGCACGACTGCCCGGACACCTGCGCGATGCTCGTGACCGTCGAGGACGGCCGCGCGACCAACGTCGCCGGCGACCCCGACCACCCGGTCACCCGCGGCGGGCTCTGCGTCAAGGTCAACAACTACCCCGACAAGACCTACAGCCCGGACCGCCTGCTGTACCCGATGAAGCGGGTCGGACCGAAGGGCCTCGGCCGCTTCGAGCGGATCTCCTGGGACGAGGCGCTGGAGACCATCGCGTCGACGTTCCAGGCGAAGATCGCCGAGCACGGGGCCGAGACCGTGATGCCGGTCAGCTACCTCGGGACGCAGGGCATCCTCAACGGCCTGTCGGCCGGCGACGCCTTCTTCCACCGCATGGGCGCCACGGTCACCGAGCGCACCTACTGCGACTCCGGCGCCTGCACCGCCTACGCCTCCACCGTCGGCGCGACGGCGGGCGTGGACCCCGAGAGCATCGTGCACTCGAAGTACATCATCATCTGGGCCTCGAACACGATCTCCACGAACCTGCACCTCTGGCCGGTCATCGCCGAGGCGCAGAAGCGCGGCGCGAAGGTCGTCTGCATCGACCCGATGCGCCACAAGACCGCCCGCCGCGCCGACTGGCACATCCCGATCCGCCCGGGCACCGACGGCGCGCTCGCCCTCGCGATGATGCACGTGATCATCACCGAGGGCCTGCACGACGAGGAGTACGTCCGCGAGCACACCCTCGGGTTCGACGAGCTCTCCGAGCGCGTGGCGCAGTACACCCCGGAGTGGGCCTCCGAGGAGACCGGCATCCCGGCCGAGGACATCCGCACCCTCGCCCGCGAGTACGCCACCACCGACCCCTCGATGATCCGCATCGGCGTCGCCATCGAGCGCCACGCCGGCGGTGGACAGACCGTCCGCTCGATCGCCTGCCTCCCCGCCCTCGTCGGGGCCTGGAAGCACGTCGGCGGCGGCCTGCTGCAGCTGCCGCTGTGGGCGCACCCGGTCAACTGGCCCGCGTTCATCCACCCCGAGTACCGCACCCCCGGCACCCGGGTGATCAACCAGTTCCTGCTGGGGCGGGCGCTGACCGGCGAGATGGACCTCGACATCCCGGTGACGGCGTTGATGGTCTACAACTCGAACCCCATGGTCGTCTCCCCCGAGCAGGAGAAGATCGCCAAGGGCCTGGAGCGCGAGGACCTCTTCACGGTGGTCAGCGACCACTTCCTGACCGACACCGCGCGGTACGCCGACATCGTGCTGCCCGCGACCACCCAGCTCGAGCAGCACGACATCATGTTCAGCTGGGGCCACTTCTACGTCACGCTGAACATCCCGGCGATCGAGCCGGAGGGCGAGTCGGTGCCCAACACCGAGCTGTTCCGCCGCCTCGCCGCGGCCATGGGCTTCGACGACGACTTCTTCCAGCTCTCCGACGAGGAACTGCTCGCCCAGGCCTACGACTGGTCGGCCCCCGCGATGGAGGGCATCACCCTCGAGTCGCTGCGCGAGACCGGATGGGCCCGGCTCAACCTCCCCGGTCCCGACGAGTACCGCCCGCACGCCGACGGCAACTTCCCGACGCCGTCGGGGAAGACGGAGTTCAGGAGCTCCGCGCTGGAGGCGATGGGCAACTTCGTCGTGAACTTGTTCCGGCAGCTCTCCGACGACCACCAGCCGGGCACCCCGGTCGACCCGCTGCCGCACTACATCGCCCCGCGCGAACGCAGCGAGCTGTATCCGCTGAACCTGCTCTCGCCGAAGTCCCACGCGTACATCAACTCGAGCGCGGGCGACCAGGCGATGCAGAAGCGGGTCCAGGGCGAGCAGACGGTGACGATCCACCCGGCCGACGCGCAGGCCCGGGGCATCGACGAGGGGAACTACGTCGCGGTGTCCAACGACCGCGGCCGGTTCGTTGCCCTCGCGAAGATTTCCGAGGAGATCGCACCCGGCGTCGTGGTCTGTCCCATGGGATCGTGGGGCAAGAACGCGAAGGAGGGCACCACGGTGAACGCCGTCAACCCGTTCGTCTTCGCGGACCTGGGGAACGCACCGACGTTCTCCGACACCCGCGTCGAGGTCACCCCGGTCTGA
- a CDS encoding 1-acylglycerol-3-phosphate O-acyltransferase: MTAVVRAESSLAARIDAAPPGETVTAFVAVDGGLLAGSPLAPFATPDSLWGRFVADVVAGVAGPAVVTPDDVVRVVRARRGRTVDEVADECAATFRGTTASWLHPEVWRLAVRHAGWGHRVVLVSAATPLDVAPLAEALGADDVVATRLSYGGPDGDVVAGLGSPVCTGPDAAAAVVGWADDHDVDLGQAFVYAPADDRALLDLAAHPVVVGGPDGVHPALPVAPRGAVPPVEAIGGTVGFYGGFLSATLAAMGSGALRLSRHHAINLAGSLGSELALGIAGVDVEVSGAEHLWSHRPAVFVFNHQSALDPIVTMTMLRHDFTGVAKAEARSMPLFGQLFVLADVAFVERGNTRQAKEALEPAVEKIRRGMSLLMAPEGTRSPTPRPGRFKKGAFHIAMQAGVPMVPIVLENAGELMWRHDATVRPGTVRATVLPPIDTAAWSVDTLDDHVAHVRGLFLETLGLREKQ, translated from the coding sequence ATGACCGCCGTCGTCAGGGCCGAGAGCTCCCTGGCCGCCCGCATCGACGCCGCCCCGCCCGGCGAGACGGTCACGGCGTTCGTCGCCGTCGACGGCGGCCTGCTCGCGGGCAGCCCGCTGGCCCCGTTCGCGACGCCGGACTCGCTCTGGGGCCGCTTCGTGGCCGACGTGGTGGCCGGCGTGGCCGGACCCGCCGTCGTGACCCCGGACGACGTCGTCCGCGTGGTCCGCGCGCGCCGCGGCCGGACCGTGGACGAGGTCGCCGACGAGTGCGCCGCCACCTTCCGCGGCACCACCGCCTCGTGGCTGCACCCCGAGGTGTGGCGGCTGGCCGTCCGGCACGCGGGATGGGGGCACCGCGTGGTGCTGGTGTCGGCGGCGACCCCGCTCGACGTGGCTCCGCTGGCCGAGGCGCTGGGCGCGGACGACGTGGTGGCGACGCGGCTCTCGTACGGCGGGCCCGACGGCGACGTCGTCGCGGGGCTCGGCTCCCCGGTCTGCACCGGGCCGGACGCCGCCGCGGCCGTCGTCGGCTGGGCCGACGACCACGACGTCGACCTCGGGCAGGCGTTCGTCTACGCCCCGGCCGACGACCGGGCGCTGCTCGACCTGGCCGCGCACCCCGTCGTCGTCGGGGGGCCCGACGGCGTGCACCCGGCCCTCCCGGTCGCCCCGCGCGGCGCGGTGCCGCCGGTCGAGGCGATCGGCGGCACCGTCGGCTTCTACGGCGGCTTCCTCTCGGCGACCCTGGCGGCGATGGGCTCCGGCGCCCTGCGGCTCTCCCGCCACCACGCGATCAACCTCGCGGGGTCGCTCGGCTCCGAGCTCGCCCTCGGGATCGCGGGGGTCGACGTGGAGGTCTCCGGCGCCGAGCACCTGTGGTCGCACCGCCCCGCGGTGTTCGTGTTCAACCACCAGAGCGCCCTGGACCCGATCGTCACCATGACGATGCTGCGGCACGACTTCACCGGCGTCGCCAAGGCGGAGGCGCGGTCCATGCCCCTGTTCGGGCAGCTGTTCGTGCTCGCCGACGTCGCGTTCGTCGAGCGCGGCAACACCCGCCAGGCCAAGGAGGCGCTGGAACCCGCCGTCGAGAAGATCCGCCGGGGGATGTCGCTGCTGATGGCGCCGGAGGGCACGCGGTCGCCCACCCCGCGGCCCGGGCGCTTCAAGAAGGGCGCCTTCCACATCGCGATGCAGGCCGGCGTGCCGATGGTGCCGATCGTCCTGGAGAACGCGGGCGAGCTGATGTGGCGCCACGACGCGACCGTCCGGCCGGGCACCGTGCGCGCGACCGTCCTGCCCCCGATCGACACCGCCGCCTGGAGCGTCGACACTCTCGACGACCACGTGGCGCACGTGCGGGGCCTGTTCCTGGAGACGCTCGGGTTGAGGGAGAAGCAGTGA
- a CDS encoding wax ester/triacylglycerol synthase family O-acyltransferase, translated as MTEAGLSWADSDEMSAFETMMWRAEADPALRSTMVAVADLDATPDWARLVAAHDWATRMVPRFRKRVVEPPLGLGAPVWSPDPDFDLDRHVRRVSVPSGQGWDGVLAIAEHLALTPFDRERPPWEAVLVEGLPDGRAAYLLKMHHATTDGLGGVQLFNGLLNRSRETDPGKPQPEPPVENGPGPWAALGRQVRHDAESLASVPVHMVRAAGAALRDPIAKAREAVAFGLSAIRVIGDPGATPSPLLATRGPDWRFVSMELPFAPFRAAAKAGGGTINDAYIAALLGAFRLYHEALGSPTDTIRMSIPVSLRGEGDGAGGNRIASLRLAGHLSEKDPAARMATIAADVAAGRAEPAADDIGLVSPLLARLPGSVMAAVAGGVTKGNDLQASNVPGIREEVFLAGAKVERMFPYAPRPGCAAMITMLTHGDTCCLGANIDPAAITDRELFGRCLVEGFVEVLSLGPDNAPTPVLRG; from the coding sequence GTGACCGAGGCGGGGTTGTCCTGGGCGGACTCCGACGAGATGTCGGCGTTCGAGACGATGATGTGGCGGGCGGAGGCCGACCCGGCGCTGCGCTCCACGATGGTGGCGGTCGCGGACCTCGACGCCACGCCGGACTGGGCACGCCTCGTCGCCGCGCACGACTGGGCGACGCGCATGGTGCCGCGGTTCCGCAAGCGCGTCGTGGAGCCGCCGCTCGGTCTCGGGGCGCCCGTCTGGTCGCCCGACCCGGACTTCGACCTGGACCGGCACGTCCGCCGCGTGTCGGTGCCCTCGGGGCAGGGGTGGGACGGCGTCCTCGCCATCGCCGAGCACCTCGCGCTGACCCCGTTCGACCGGGAGCGCCCGCCGTGGGAGGCGGTGCTCGTGGAGGGCCTGCCCGACGGCCGGGCCGCCTACCTGCTCAAGATGCACCACGCGACCACCGACGGGCTCGGTGGCGTGCAGCTGTTCAACGGACTGCTCAACCGCTCCCGCGAGACCGACCCCGGCAAGCCCCAGCCGGAGCCGCCGGTGGAGAACGGGCCCGGCCCGTGGGCCGCGCTCGGGCGCCAGGTGCGCCACGACGCGGAGTCGCTCGCGTCCGTCCCGGTCCACATGGTGCGGGCGGCCGGTGCCGCGCTGCGCGACCCGATCGCCAAGGCCCGCGAGGCGGTGGCCTTCGGGCTCTCCGCGATCCGGGTGATCGGCGACCCGGGCGCCACCCCGTCGCCGCTGCTCGCGACCCGCGGCCCGGACTGGCGGTTCGTCTCGATGGAGCTGCCCTTCGCCCCGTTCCGGGCGGCCGCGAAGGCGGGCGGGGGCACGATCAACGACGCCTACATCGCCGCCCTGCTCGGGGCGTTCCGGCTCTACCACGAGGCGCTCGGCAGCCCGACCGACACGATCCGGATGTCCATCCCGGTCTCGCTGCGCGGCGAGGGCGACGGGGCGGGCGGGAACAGGATCGCGTCCCTGCGGCTGGCCGGCCACCTCTCCGAGAAGGACCCGGCGGCCCGCATGGCGACCATCGCGGCCGACGTCGCCGCGGGGCGCGCCGAGCCCGCCGCCGACGACATCGGGCTGGTCTCCCCACTGCTCGCCCGGTTGCCCGGCAGCGTCATGGCCGCCGTCGCCGGCGGGGTGACGAAGGGCAACGACCTGCAGGCCTCCAACGTGCCCGGCATCCGCGAGGAGGTGTTCCTGGCCGGCGCGAAGGTCGAGCGGATGTTCCCCTACGCCCCGCGGCCGGGCTGCGCCGCCATGATCACGATGCTCACCCACGGCGACACCTGCTGCCTCGGGGCGAACATCGACCCCGCGGCCATCACCGACCGCGAGCTGTTCGGCCGCTGCCTCGTCGAGGGCTTCGTCGAGGTGCTCTCCCTCGGCCCGGACAACGCCCCGACGCCGGTGCTGCGCGGCTGA